From Halotia branconii CENA392, the proteins below share one genomic window:
- a CDS encoding HlyD family efflux transporter periplasmic adaptor subunit — MPYLSPDSSKILDDQLHESPTRPNTEVDEQTESVTDQQDWYHGTEELLDALPRVWTRSVLYVLVAFVFLLLPWATLSKVDETGSARGRIEPEGATQKLDSQAGGSIQAVKVKEGDAVKAGQILLEIESDILRTELQQAQAKLTGLQNQRSQFDILKNQIQLALNVQEQQNQSQALEKMSLVNQAKQNLDVKQSIYNLQKLEKQALVSQAQQQINTAHDDQLSAESVLSIDSRQVERFNRLVKDGAVSATQIDQLRKAQQESKRLYKKAQSDVKQAQLRSTEEINRYRATMNQLQSDIEQAKLQLQGEQNSYQSLLQTGELAMLKNQQQLKDLQTQIAGVQSQIAQTISQIMSLKLQIQQRIVRSPINGVIFELPFSKPGVVVQPGQRIAQIAPKNTSFILKANMPIQDSGFLKVGMPVKIKFDAYPFQEYGIVQGQVTWIAPDSKLTQTPQGNIETFELDIALLQRYVENGDKRIFLTAGQTATAEVIIRQRRVIDFVLDPFKKLQKGSLDL; from the coding sequence ATGCCCTATTTATCTCCCGATTCTTCAAAAATACTAGATGATCAACTGCACGAGTCTCCAACTCGCCCAAACACTGAGGTTGACGAGCAGACAGAGAGTGTAACTGATCAACAAGATTGGTATCACGGCACTGAAGAACTCCTAGATGCCTTACCTAGAGTTTGGACTCGTAGCGTTTTATATGTGCTAGTGGCTTTTGTTTTCTTGCTCTTACCTTGGGCAACACTCTCGAAGGTAGATGAAACCGGAAGCGCCAGAGGAAGGATAGAACCTGAAGGTGCAACCCAAAAATTAGACTCGCAGGCGGGCGGTAGCATCCAAGCTGTCAAGGTTAAAGAAGGCGATGCAGTCAAAGCCGGACAGATTTTATTGGAAATCGAGTCTGATATTTTACGAACAGAACTCCAGCAAGCCCAAGCAAAACTCACTGGACTACAAAATCAGCGATCGCAGTTTGATATTCTCAAAAACCAAATCCAGTTAGCACTGAACGTTCAAGAACAACAAAATCAATCTCAAGCTTTAGAAAAAATGTCCCTAGTGAACCAGGCCAAACAAAACCTGGATGTTAAACAGAGTATCTATAACTTGCAAAAGTTAGAGAAACAAGCATTAGTCAGTCAAGCACAGCAGCAGATCAATACAGCTCATGATGACCAACTGTCTGCTGAAAGTGTTTTAAGTATAGATTCTCGACAAGTTGAACGCTTTAATCGACTTGTTAAGGATGGGGCAGTTTCTGCAACCCAAATTGACCAACTCAGAAAAGCCCAACAAGAAAGCAAGCGACTCTACAAAAAAGCTCAATCTGATGTCAAACAAGCACAATTGCGCTCAACTGAAGAGATTAACCGCTATCGGGCAACGATGAATCAGTTGCAATCTGATATCGAGCAAGCAAAGCTGCAATTGCAAGGTGAGCAAAACAGCTATCAAAGTTTATTGCAAACTGGCGAACTGGCAATGCTGAAAAATCAGCAACAACTCAAAGACTTGCAAACACAAATAGCTGGTGTGCAATCTCAGATTGCTCAAACTATCAGCCAAATCATGTCTTTAAAACTTCAGATCCAGCAAAGAATAGTGCGATCGCCGATTAATGGGGTGATTTTTGAGTTGCCATTTAGCAAACCAGGAGTAGTAGTACAACCTGGTCAAAGAATTGCCCAAATTGCGCCCAAAAATACTAGCTTCATCCTCAAAGCTAATATGCCTATTCAAGATAGCGGCTTTTTGAAGGTGGGAATGCCAGTAAAAATCAAGTTTGATGCTTACCCTTTTCAAGAGTATGGCATCGTCCAAGGCCAAGTTACTTGGATTGCTCCCGATTCTAAACTCACTCAAACACCCCAAGGAAATATCGAAACCTTTGAGTTAGACATCGCCTTATTGCAACGATATGTCGAAAATGGCGACAAACGTATTTTCTTAACCGCAGGCCAGACTGCAACCGCAGAAGTGATTATTCGCCAACGGCGGGTGATTGACTTTGTTCTAGATCCGTTTAAGAAACTGCAAAAAGGCAGTTTAGATCTGTAG
- a CDS encoding peptidase domain-containing ABC transporter: MLTVFSKHHLGKEITSVFGEQLSEVDLEDCLEVVEIVEPPLAKQFWQLTQAKSGIYLVLAGKVRLLDCAENLITTMTTGFSFGEGTLFAQREWQAYTARASDGLKLCYLPGEILQTLMHRYPHISDRLLARAELWDLLLTYCYKSPQHPISVPSILQALSLFERHNLKIGLLPPELSQNCQLWLLYRGEFSSTDGHKFIAPEMQISQQQDWKVIQPSTVYVLKDAYWQTALQHWPELSAFINLNATPTTTITHKKIRQTPLKPAQTNLRGKIIPFPKQTAPKPKPNKLRPYFPHPKVQIGHWWKKVSRRYPFYAQQSAADCGATCLVMVGSYWGKHFSVNRLRDMTNVNRSGASLQALATVAESLGFATRPVRATLDKLAEQSLPAIAHWEGNHFIVVYEITKERVIVGDPAVGQRSLTKKEFQAGWTDYALLLQPTDLLKESQDESANFWKFFGLIKPHHKVLLEVLIASVLIQLFGLVTPVFTQLLLDRVLVQRSIPTLNAVGMGMILFGLFGIAMNGVRQYLLDHTANRVSISLLVGFMKHVFNLPLAYFESRYVGDIVSRIQETQKIQRFLTGETLSIILDLLTLVIYLAMMFWYSWRMALFVLVTVPPFFILALASTNILRRISREIFNAGAKENSYLIESLTGIRTVRSLAIEQTVRWRWEELLNNLIRKGFNAQVIGNRLQIISGVIQTFVNASLLWFGAWQVIQGELTIGQLVAFNMLVGNVLSPFQRLSLLWNELQEIIISTERINDVLEAEPEEDLQNKPRKPLGKLRGHIRFHDVTFRYHPESQTNVLENISFEIQPEQMVAVVGRSGSGKTTLSKLILGLYPPTDGQVLIDDRDVTNISLRSLRSQIGVVDQDTFLFGSTIRENIAIAHPEASLEEIIQVARLAGADEFIQQLPMGYESQIGEGGGMLSGGQRQRIAIARALLGNPRLLLFDEATSHLDSESERIIQNNLKTILKGRTSVIIAHRLSTVRHADLILVLDSGVLVESGTHDELITKQGHYYYLNQQQLAQTG, from the coding sequence ATGCTAACCGTGTTTTCTAAGCATCATTTAGGTAAAGAAATTACATCAGTTTTTGGTGAACAGCTTTCTGAAGTAGATTTAGAAGACTGTTTAGAGGTGGTAGAGATTGTTGAACCACCTTTGGCAAAGCAGTTTTGGCAATTAACACAGGCAAAATCAGGAATTTACTTAGTTTTAGCTGGTAAAGTCAGGCTCTTAGATTGTGCTGAGAATCTGATCACAACTATGACAACAGGGTTTTCGTTTGGTGAAGGAACGCTGTTTGCACAAAGAGAATGGCAAGCTTATACTGCTAGGGCTTCTGATGGGCTAAAGCTTTGCTATCTCCCAGGCGAAATTTTGCAAACTTTAATGCATAGATATCCCCATATTAGCGATCGCCTGTTGGCTCGCGCTGAACTTTGGGATTTATTATTAACTTATTGTTACAAGTCGCCCCAGCATCCCATCTCTGTACCGAGTATTCTGCAAGCATTATCTTTATTTGAGCGCCATAATCTGAAAATTGGTCTGTTACCGCCAGAATTGTCTCAAAATTGTCAATTATGGCTTTTATATCGAGGCGAATTTTCAAGTACAGACGGGCATAAATTTATAGCCCCAGAGATGCAGATATCTCAACAGCAGGACTGGAAAGTAATACAACCATCGACTGTATATGTACTGAAAGATGCTTATTGGCAAACAGCACTGCAACATTGGCCAGAGTTATCAGCGTTTATTAACTTGAATGCAACTCCTACCACCACTATTACTCATAAAAAAATTCGTCAGACTCCGTTAAAACCAGCACAAACAAATCTGCGTGGGAAAATTATTCCTTTCCCCAAGCAGACTGCACCAAAACCAAAGCCGAACAAACTACGCCCTTACTTTCCTCATCCGAAAGTACAAATAGGGCATTGGTGGAAAAAGGTATCTCGGCGTTATCCTTTCTATGCCCAACAAAGTGCCGCCGACTGTGGAGCTACTTGTTTAGTGATGGTTGGTAGTTATTGGGGCAAACATTTTAGTGTGAATCGCTTGCGAGATATGACTAATGTCAATCGCAGTGGTGCATCTTTGCAAGCTTTAGCAACAGTAGCGGAAAGCCTCGGTTTTGCTACCCGTCCTGTCAGAGCTACCCTTGATAAATTAGCAGAACAATCTTTGCCGGCGATCGCTCATTGGGAAGGCAACCACTTTATTGTCGTTTATGAAATCACCAAAGAGCGGGTAATTGTGGGCGATCCGGCAGTTGGTCAACGCAGTCTGACAAAAAAGGAATTTCAAGCAGGTTGGACTGATTATGCCTTGTTACTGCAACCAACAGACCTGCTGAAAGAATCTCAAGACGAGAGTGCCAACTTTTGGAAGTTTTTTGGATTAATCAAACCCCACCATAAGGTACTTTTAGAAGTATTAATTGCTTCAGTGCTAATTCAGTTATTTGGACTGGTAACACCTGTATTTACTCAACTGTTGTTAGATCGAGTCCTTGTACAGCGGAGTATTCCTACCTTAAACGCCGTTGGTATGGGGATGATCCTTTTTGGTTTATTCGGTATTGCCATGAATGGAGTACGGCAATATCTGCTAGATCACACAGCCAACCGCGTGAGTATTTCTCTGCTGGTGGGTTTCATGAAACATGTCTTCAACTTGCCTCTTGCATACTTCGAGTCGCGTTATGTAGGAGATATCGTTTCTCGGATTCAAGAAACCCAAAAAATTCAGCGCTTTTTAACCGGCGAAACCCTCTCAATCATTCTGGATTTACTGACATTGGTCATTTATCTAGCCATGATGTTTTGGTATAGCTGGCGCATGGCTTTATTTGTATTAGTGACTGTGCCGCCATTTTTTATCTTGGCATTGGCTAGCACAAATATTTTACGCCGCATTTCTAGAGAGATTTTTAATGCTGGAGCCAAAGAAAACAGTTATCTGATCGAATCTTTGACAGGGATTCGCACAGTTCGCTCATTGGCAATTGAACAGACAGTGCGCTGGCGTTGGGAAGAACTACTCAATAATTTAATTAGAAAAGGCTTTAATGCTCAGGTAATTGGTAATCGCCTGCAAATTATTAGTGGAGTAATTCAAACTTTTGTCAATGCTTCTTTATTGTGGTTTGGAGCCTGGCAAGTGATTCAAGGGGAACTCACCATTGGCCAATTAGTAGCTTTTAACATGTTGGTAGGTAACGTTTTGAGTCCTTTTCAGCGGCTGTCATTGTTATGGAATGAATTACAAGAAATTATTATTTCCACTGAACGTATTAATGATGTTTTAGAAGCCGAACCAGAAGAAGACTTACAAAATAAACCCCGCAAGCCTTTAGGTAAACTTCGCGGTCATATTCGCTTTCATGATGTTACTTTCCGTTATCACCCAGAAAGTCAGACAAACGTGCTGGAAAATATCAGCTTTGAAATCCAACCAGAGCAAATGGTGGCGGTGGTTGGACGTAGTGGTTCCGGGAAGACCACCCTCAGTAAATTGATTTTGGGTTTGTATCCCCCTACAGATGGTCAAGTGCTAATAGACGATCGCGACGTTACGAATATTTCTCTACGATCGCTGCGATCGCAAATCGGTGTGGTCGATCAAGATACTTTTTTGTTTGGTAGTACGATTCGAGAAAATATTGCGATCGCTCATCCCGAAGCTTCTTTAGAAGAAATTATTCAAGTAGCACGACTAGCGGGAGCAGATGAATTTATTCAACAACTCCCAATGGGTTACGAATCTCAAATTGGTGAAGGCGGTGGGATGCTTTCAGGAGGACAACGCCAGCGTATAGCGATCGCCCGTGCTTTGCTAGGAAATCCCCGCTTATTACTTTTTGATGAAGCTACTAGTCACCTAGATTCAGAATCAGAACGAATTATCCAAAACAATCTCAAAACAATTCTCAAAGGGCGCACTAGTGTCATCATTGCTCATCGCCTGTCTACTGTGCGTCATGCTGATTTGATCTTAGTTTTAGATTCTGGCGTATTGGTCGAAAGCGGTACTCACGACGAATTAATTACTAAACAAGGTCATTACTACTATCTCAATCAACAACAACTGGCTCAGACCGGTTGA